One genomic segment of Centropristis striata isolate RG_2023a ecotype Rhode Island chromosome 11, C.striata_1.0, whole genome shotgun sequence includes these proteins:
- the sall2 gene encoding sal-like protein 2 — translation MSRRKQKRPQQLMNLTLGACRILEHDDNLAVKSNSIPFILDSPLCSSSSSRQSSQLPLALRSSFEDSQTPTLPAEGPLISCSLSQPLKDPQPSLSPDFPYSSLSPQTQQPPALQESAYNPTSSASAFVHPSRSAHMASPKLGLSATTTTSSSSSSSSASLCPPPHPGSPSRVPEGPPSPVTPTPSPGVTSASAAPSRAQLSIALILEELRVLQQRQIHQMQITEEICRQVLRLGGASYTIDTPSQHLFPPLPQLCLEGSKRATSPTTQQPTAPQPSTSVAPLLACFSSLLPSQAANKPTKPSSSLSQILQPHKPQMEGTGGTPGSHGYLRVSSRSSAPSTTSSATISMASPTYPLALSLALPNRYLHEKSSNTTSVSGHSGLSFLNSSLPTSVSMVQNPQNALQSFSGGADSSSASSSTASGRLQHACRFCGKMFSSDSSLQIHLRSHTGERPYQCPVCLSRFTTRGNLKVHFLRHREQNPELSLSLLPPSLFGVALGAAGGSEMGQTMSSGSSTSSMNMIQRKPKGRPEDEACGDKVEASGTSTGFSLGASGGSTPSTLPLPPSVDLALISHSLLQLNRAAAVAAAASITSGSSHSSSSSSTSTSSLATSLLSNPSFSSSSTITGLFKGAKQQHFDENTPPHAPILSSTAYSQLAHLPKLLFPSVSTSSSTPAAHSSLYNHPALGLLRTPLPSTPGSHQLASSSHSQFSFPFSSFPKVPGAPNTTTASSLPSSMATSTPTSETSKLQRLVEKLEKAPRSPSQWTSSSNSSSMLEMLSGSATTSSSLANSRLTNASTSTTYVMASPPSSTRASTSVSNLTHEMVAALGMSANAANAMAGGLLPSLGITGSAGNLTTNQCGVCLRVLSCPRALRLHQATHLGERPFPCKICGRSFSTKGSLRSHLATHHARPPNSRVQNSCPLCQRKFTNALVLQHHIRMHLGGQLPTDGGEDSAHEMPAESNGKPLSQSHSQSTDPNTVPSKTPPLAGHSKSSAPSSQFQTPADGSAPLSGTTKSVEVTKNPSKSASSSPDLIAPSDLSPDPFINPTAQSPPPGSVEPPVLCVSAPVPASQQTDQASPVGKDNQVEQQATADAQLNKSNTSPISSSITKTAVSTNAMEVDCGEDEASTSSDAFLGCRSNLEDLQSTPALGDPFAFTSPSTSSDPLLSQDVPNVIATPTLESESASPRPQSPEPMEEDKDQSSPPATPKQDQATVPDEDPNMASTLDTADAIGAEVRGSSQRAAPFVRETRQSFHFGSYGREERMEDVNISGLAPVEALDGSVPINLAPTLPSPLSRPEKKTYCCAECGKEYASRSGLKGHMKHHGVATKTTRPPARSSRSSTDQLPSSTSLASLNIPATRSSAGFWNQYQAFLNTSNEPSDDPAAGSQGENESARSAKSPVRSQVDPRSGEEAGEEPGEGS, via the exons ATGTCCCGTCGGAAACAGAAACGACCCCAGCAGCTTATGAACCTGACCCTCGGTGCCTGTCGGATACTTGAGCATG ATGACAACTTGGCAGTGAAGTCAAACTCCATCCCATTTATCCTGGATTCTCCCTTGTGCTCTTCATCGTCCTCTCGTCAAAGCTCCCAGTTGCCCCTTGCTCTCCGTTCATCTTTCGAGGACTCTCAGACCCCCACTCTACCCGCTGAGGGTCCACTAATATCCTGCTCACTGAGCCAGCCTCTCAAAGACCCccagccctctctctctcctgactTCCCttactcatctctctctccccaAACTCAACAACCACCTGCCCTCCAAGAGTCTGCTTACAATCCCACGTCTTCTGCGAGTGCCTTCGTCCACCCCTCCCGAAGCGCACACATGGCGTCTCCCAAGTTGGGGCTGTCAGCTACCACCACCacatcttcttcctcctcatcgTCCTCCGCCTCCCTATGTCCTCCACCGCACCCAGGGAGCCCTAGCCGTGTGCCTGAGGGCCCCCCGAGTCCTGTCACTCCCACTCCCAGCCCAGGAGTGACCTCGGCTTCAGCTGCTCCCTCGAGGGCCCAACTGAGCATCGCCCTGATCCTGGAGGAGCTTCGGGTGCTCCAGCAAAGGCAGATCCATCAGATGCAGATAACAGAAGAGATCTGTAGACAGGTGCTACGCCTCGGTGGAGCCTCCTATACCATAGACACCCCCTCCCAGCATCTCTTCCCTCCCCTGCCTCAACTCTGCCTAGAAGGCAGCAAAAGGGCAACCAGTCCAACCACCCAGCAGCCAACTGCACCACAGCCCTCCACCTCTGTTGCTCCTCTCCTGGCATGTTTCTCCTCACTGCTCCCATCTCAGGCAGCCAACAAACCCACAAAGCCAAGCAGCTCCCTGTCTCAAATCCTGCAGCCCCACAAGCCCCAGATGGAAGGAACAGGAGGGACTCCAGGGTCTCATGGTTATCTGAGGGTGAGTTCCCGATCCTCAGCTCCCTCCACCACTTCCTCTGCTACCATCTCCATGGCGTCGCCCACTTATCCCCTAGCCTTGTCTTTAGCTCTGCCCAACCGCTATCTTCATGAGAAATCTTCAAATACCACGTCAGTGAGTGGGCACAGTGGCCTGTCCTTCCTGAACTCATCCCTCCCCACATCAGTATCCATGGTCCAAAACCCCCAAAACGCCCTGCAGTCTTTCTCTGGAGGAGCAGACTCTTCCTCTGCATCCAGCTCAACCGCTTCCGGCCGCCTCCAACATGCTTGCCGCTTTTGTGGAAAAATGTTCAGCAGCGACTCTTCCCTACAGATACATCTACGCTCACACACAGGGGAGCGACCCTACCAGTGTCCAGTGTGTCTCAGCCGATTCACCACGCGAGGAAACCTAAAGGTGCACTTCCTACGTCATCGTGAGCAAAACCCAGAGCTCTCACTTTCACTCCTGCCACCTTCTCTGTTCGGGGTAGCATTGGGGGCAGCTGGCGGATCAGAAATGGGACAGACCATGAGCAGTGGTAGCAGTACTAGTAGCATGAATATGATTCAAAGGAAACCAAAAGGCAGGCCTGAGGATGAAGCATGTGGTGATAAAGTGGAGGCCAGTGGCACCAGCACTGGTTTTTCTCTGGGCGCCTCTGGAGGATCTACCCCTTCAACACTGCCCCTGCCCCCTAGTGTAGACCTGGCTTTAATTTCCCACTCCCTCCTGCAGCTCAATAGGGCTGCAGCTGTAGCCGCTGCAGCCTCTATCACTTCCGGCTCATCCCActcatcctcctcttcgtcAACCTCAACCTCTTCTCTGGCCACCTCCCTTCTCTCCAACCCTTCTTTTTCTTCGTCTTCCACCATCACAGGGTTATTCAAGGGTGCCAAGCAGCAGCACTTTGATGAGAACACTCCACCTCATGCCCCAATACTTTCTTCCACTGCCTACTCCCAGCTAGCCCACCTACCTAAGCTCCTTTTCCCATCTGTCTCCACGTCTTCCTCTACCCCTGCTGCACACTCATCCCTCTACAACCATCCAGCCTTGGGCCTGCTACGCACTCCACTACCCTCTACTCCTGGCTCCCACCAGCTTGCTTCTTCCAGCCATTCTCagttttctttccctttttcttcctttcctaAAGTCCCTGGTGCACCCAACACCACCACTGCATCCTCCCTGCCGTCCTCCATGGCTACCTCCACTCCTACATCTGAAACTTCCAAGCTGCAGAGGCTGGTGGAGAAGCTAGAGAAGGCACCCCGCTCCCCTTCTCAATGGACTTCTTCCTCTAATTCCTCCTCCATGCTGGAGATGTTATCTGGCAGTGCCACTACCTCTTCAAGTTTAGCCAACAGTCGTCTCACAAATGCCAGCACTTCAACCACATACGTCATGGCGTCCCCACCATCTTCGACTCGTGCTTCCACATCTGTTTCAAACTTAACCCATGAGATGGTTGCAGCCCTAGGCATGAGTGCCAATGCAGCAAATGCCATGGCAGGAGGCTTGCTACCATCACTAGGCATCACAGGTTCAGCTGGAAACCTGACAACCAATCAATGTGGGGTGTGTCTCCGGGTACTGAGCTGTCCCAGAGCACTGCGCCTGCACCAGGCTACGCACCTTGGAGAACGCCCCTTTCCTTGTAAGATATGTGGCAGGTCCTTCTCCACCAAAGGCAGCCTGCGGTCACATCTGGCCACCCATCATGCTCGTCCCCCCAATTCACGTGTCCAGAACTCCTGCCCTCTGTGCCAGCGCAAGTTCACTAATGCCCTCGTGCTCCAGCACCACATCCGTATGCACCTTGGTGGACAGTTGCCCACGGATGGAGGGGAGGATTCTGCACATGAGATGCCAGCTGAATCCAATGGCAAACCCTTGTCACAATCTCACTCCCAGTCAACTGATCCAAATACCGTCCCGAGTAAAACACCTCCTCTAGCAGGGCACTCCAAAAGCTCAGCCCCAAGCTCTCAATTCCAAACTCCAGCAGATGGGTCGGCCCCTTTATCTGGCACTACGAAATCAGTTGAGGTCACCAAAAACCCCAGCAAGTCTGCGTCCTCCAGCCCAGACCTCATCGCCCCCTCTGACCTTAGCCCTGACCCCTTCATAAACCCCACCGCACAATCTCCCCCACCAGGCAGTGTGGAGCCCCCTGTCCTTTGTGTCAGTGCCCCTGTACCAGCCTCCCAGCAGACGGATCAAGCTTCCCCAGTTGGCAAAGATAACCAAGTTGAACAACAAGCTACTGCCGATGCCCAGCTTAATAAATCCAACACCTCACCAATTTCCTCCAGTATTACCAAAACCGCAGTGTCAACTAATGCTATGGAAGTGGACTGTGGAGAGGATGAAGCATCTACCTCTTCTGATGCCTTCCTTGGCTGCAGATCCAATCTGGAGGACTTGCAGAGCACACCTGCCCTGGGTGACCCCTTTGCTTTCACCAGCCCCAGTACATCCTCTGACCCACTCCTGAGTCAAGATGTTCCTAATGTTATTGCAACACCAACCTTGGAGTCGGAGTCCGCCTCCCCAAGGCCCCAATCACCAGAACCGATGGAGGAGGACAAAGACCAGTCTTCTCCACCAGCAACACCAAAGCAAGACCAAGCAACTGTGCCTGACGAGGACCCCAACATGGCGTCCACTCTGGATACTGCTGACGCTATCGGTGCTGAAGTAAGGGGTTCGTCGCAGAGAGCTGCCCCTTTCGTAAGGGAGACACGTCAGAGCTTTCATTTCGGTTCCTACGGGAGGGAAGAGCGGATGGAAGATGTTAATATTAGTGGATTGGCTCCAGTTGAAGCACTGGATGGTTCTGTACCCATCAACCTCGCCCCAACCCTCCCATCTCCACTGTCTCGTCCTGAGAAGAAGACCTACTGCTGTGCTGAGTGTGGAAAAGAGTATGCCAGTCGCAGTGGCCTGAAG GGGCACATGAAGCACCATGGTGTAGCAACCAAAACGACGCGTCCACCAGCCCGGAGTAGTCGTTCCTCCACTGACCAACTTCCTTCTTCTACATCTTTGGCTTCCTTGAACATTCCTGCCACCAGGAGCTCAGCAGGCTTCTGGAACCAGTACCAGGCCTTCCTCAACACCAGTAACGAGCCCAGTGATGACCCAGCGGCCGGCAGTCAAGGAGAGAACGAGTCAGCGCGGTCTGCAAAATCACCCGTTCGATCTCAGGTGGATCCAAGAAGTGGTGAGGAAGCTGGAGAAGAGCCTGGCGAAGGGTCGTAA